GGGTCATGCACACGCTCATGCATTATGCCCCGCCAGCCACACGAAAAAAACTGTTGGCGGCCATCCAGTCCCTGCCCATGGATGCTGTTGTCGTTCTCTTGTTCGGCAAAGAGTATTTCAGCCGTTATTTCAGCGTTTTTATGGCGCTTGTAAATCCTGACGATCAGGAAAGCCTGAGTGATTTATTGTCCATCCTGCACGGTTACTCACAGAAGGAGGACAAGAAGGGTCAACTGTATGACTTATTGCAAACCGACCCTTTCCCATCCCGGGCCTACACCGCCCTTATTGATTTATTTAAATTACCGCTGACAGACGAACAGGCACTGCTTGTATTGTCCATTCTTGCAGTGTATGACAAAGACAGGTTAATGCCATTAGCCGCCGGCGTCAGCGGTCAATTCAACCTGCTGCACCGGGTGTTTGAAAATCAATCCGAAAACGTCGTCGCGAAACTTCTAACCATTCTTGAAAAACTGCCGGATGAGGAGTTGAAGTCATTATTGACTGCCCGAGCATCTTTTAAGCAAAATGAAACGCCGCTATCCATCGCCTTTTCGCGCAAAAAGTGCCCGGGCATAGCCTGTCAGCTCATTGATTTTGTCAGTAAACGACCGGCATTAAAGCCGTTATTGAAAGCCACATCCCTTCAACAACCCTTTTCACCGGTGCATCATGCCGTACTTCAACAAAACACCGCTGCTGTCGCCTATTACCTGAAACAGGAAAGCGATTGGGAGCACAAGAGCAGCATCGGCTCGAGGACGCTGCTCGATCTGGCCACTGAAAAACAGCATCATGATTTGATTCACCTGATCCAGATTCATCAGGCACGACTGAACAACTACAGTGGGACACTGACTCATTTTATAACCCATGCGGATGCCCATACAGCCAGAGCCTGGGCTTACGAACTGGATGGAATAAAACCTGTCCCGCCAACCTGCACTGCCTTGCAGGCCGCATTCGAACAGGTTAAACCCGCCTCCGTAAGTGATGCTCTTGCCATCTATTGCCTCGAAAAGAAGGATACCTTTCTGTACTTCCTTTTATTGACAAGCAGGCTTCTTATCTCTCAAAACGGAGAACCTCTGGAATCGGCGGTCAGACGATTTATTGAAAACGCGCTGCGTGAACTGGATACGCAAAGCAGCCACGCCCTTGCCAATGGCCTGCAACTGCAATTGATCACCTTGTTTTTTACCCTGCCGTCCAGTGTTCAAATCCGGTGCATGGAACAGCTTCAACTGGATGGGCAACAAAAAAAGCAATGGGCTGCCGTTTTATTTCGCGGCCTGATCCAACCGGCTATTTTTTCCACCTTGACGCTTAAAGAACATGAATTTTTCCTGGAAGCGCTTAAACAATTAAGCGGTGAACAAACCCTGCCTCTCGATTTGGCAACCCATTATCTGCTGCACGCCCCTTTAGAGCATTTGCCTCCGCAATGGGTATTGGTCTTAAGTGATCTGGTGTCAGTCTCCCAGCTAAACGAAATCATAAAAAAGAAACGCAACCCGGTGATTCTCCTGCTCACGCTGCAAAAACACCTGACCATAGGCAGCACAGATGAGGCGGCACTGGGTGATCTTTATAAGCAATGTGGGCAGGAATTGGCGTTAATCCGACAGGGTAAATCGCCAATGACTTCAAAAGAGAAGGTGTTATTGCTTAATTTGGCTCAGCATTCCAAGCTTAAAGAATGGATTAAGGAGCAGACAGGAGACATCTTAATTCCGCTGGTTAAACACACGTTTAAACATCTCTCAGCGAACACCGCCATTCTACCGCAAAGCCTTCTCAGGGACATGCTTCTGCAGCAGGCAAAAGCCCCGCAGATGACTTTAAATCTCGAAAATAAGACGATTTACTCCATTCTTTTCGCCACGGCAACGCCCAAAGAAACATCGGCCCTGCTTACCCATCTGCAGTCGACACTCGAACAGGCCGCCGCCCGCCGCGATGAGGTATTTCTTCAGACGAACCATGCAGGGCTTTACGAATCCCTGCGTCGAGTACGAAGCCTCCGGTATAGACTGGATCTGGTGCCTTTTACAGAACAACTGGAGGTCCTGCGTCAATCACTGCCGCTTGAACCGGCGCTCGGCGAGTTTAAGCATCAGTTAGGCGTGCTATGCAACCTCCTGTCGAATAAACGGCTGGACGCGGCACCCTTATTGGTTTTCGACTCTGAGCTTAAGTCTTCGCTAAAAACAACCAGCGAGCTTTTTTCGGCGCTGGACTTAAGGGGTGCTGAATTATTAAAAAACTCACCCTGGCCGATAACCAGTTTTACTGAAATCATTAAACACATCCGCACGCTGGCGAAACATATTGATGCCGAGGAAGCCAAGCTTACGGCCAGCCTGCCTGCTCAGCCGCTGCAGGAGCAGGATCATTTCCTCTCGCAGTTTCGACAGGCAGTGATCAAAGGATTGCTGAATAATACCCACATTGCAGAACTGCTCCCCTCGTTGTTTTACTGGTATTTTATGAGCCCTGAGGCTGGCAGCAATGACACCATGCATGAGCAGATTCAGCTGCTGCGTGAACGGATCCCCGCGAAGGCCTGGGTACCCATCCAACAGCAGTTGGACCAGTTCCTTTTATTACGCCGCGCAGCATCCCCGGTTATCCTTGCATTAAACGCCTTGCTGAGCGACAACCTGTTTTTTGACCTGGACGTGTTACTTCGTTGCCTTGAAAAAATTCCCGTAGCCACACTCGAGCAGTTTAAAGCCTATTGCGCCTTATGCCATCAGCGCGACCTGATGTTGATTCTGGATTATGTGATTGAGAGCAAACTCCTCCAATTACCACTGAAGCCAGAGAACGCACCGCCAGTAAATCCTCTTTCAGCCGCAGTTGATTTCTGGCTTAAGGAATCCCTGAATTCGCTTGAAAAACAAGCCGCCAGAGCCCTGTCATGCAGTGCACTAATCAGCGGCTTCGATTTAAAGGCGCATCCGGTTTCTGAACTGAAACGTTTAAATCAGGTCATTGCTGCAAACGACGTGCCCCTGGATGCCAAAACCCTGGCTATTTTTATCAGTGCGGCCACTGATTCGCTGGAGAAATCGTCGCCTGATGGTATCACTGACTTTATTCTCACCTTGAATGAGTTGCTCAGCGCGCATCGCATCCTGATCGTGACCGAGATGATTAATCAGCTGCCCCCTGCGGCGATCACCTCACTGACTACGCGTTGCCTGGCCGGATTAAACAGCAACGACAAGGCAATAACGCAGGCCAGTCGTAACATAATGACTCTGCTCTGCCAGTGCGCATCGCAGTCGGAAGAGAATCTTGCCATCATTAAAGCGAACCTCGGGGCCCAGGATTTGAGTTTATTAGGTGATGAACAGCTCATCAAAATGGCGGAACATGTGTTAAAGCAGGAGCGCGGCACACTGGCCGAATCCACACTCAATGGGGTTTGGATCCAACGTCTTCTCACCTCACCCCAATTCATTGCAGTCAGTACGCCCGAAGCTATTCACGCCCTGCTGGAGCGTTACCGCTTCCTATCGCTGACGCTGAAACAGGCCGAGTTTGAGCAACTGAATGCCCATATTAAGAGTCAGATGGTCTTCTTCAAACACCATGCCGCCAAGCTTGCCGAGGTGGATGAGCAAATGACTGCCAATGCCAGTCTTCGTGCCCGTTTATTGGAAAAACGTCAACGCCTGCTGCAATTTCGCGCTGATGACAGCATTCGTGCCCTGCTGATGCAACTGGAGGATGCCTGTTTTGCACTGCGCAAAGACGACCCCAACATGGCTAATGCCGCGCTTAATGTGCTTTATGCGCATTACAATGCCAGTTTAAGCAGCCTGCGATCCGACTGGTTATTTAAAGTCGCTGACTTTGTTTTTGAACAAAGCGCAGCCAGTAAGGGTGACCTGGCATTGGCGCAGAATACGTTCCTTGGTTGGCTGCAAAAATATTTACCTCATAAAAATTTTGAGCAAAGCGAATTGGCGCGTAAACAATCCGTTCTGCTCTACGATGTCACCGGCAAGGAAATCGGCTTTATTAATGAGGCCAATCAAGCCATGACGTTTGTTGACGATATCCCCAAACCATTGATTGAATTACGTGGCTACAGTGCAGGCATTTCGTTTTACGACAACAACCGCTATACCCTTGGCGTTCTTTTGCCTTCCGGCGAAGTCAAACGGACCAACCTGTTCCAGAAAGAAACCAGCGCCCTGTTGTTAGCCAAAGTGCCGGTGGAGCAATTATCCGCCACAACTGCCACCATGGAATTGTTGCTGGCCGATGCCATCAATGAAGAATCATTGGCGCGCCTTTATCAGGAAAGCGACACAAAAAAACTGGCCTGGATAAAGCAACAGGTGGAGGCCTATGCGAAGAAAACCAATAAGCCGTTGCCACGTGGTTTTTTTGAGTTATTGGTCCTGGAACATGACCCGGAGACGTCGTTTAACTTGCTTGCGACCATGCCTTTAAGCCAAAACAGCCATTCGCTGTTTCAGACTATCCTTGAGCAGGAAGGCTCGCGTGAACAATTATTCAGCAACGAGCGAACACCGGTGTTTCAAGCCTACCTGGATAAACACGATCCTGTCGTCATTCTGGCTGACTTTCTCGAAAAACATCATGCCAAACCCTATTTTGCTCAGGGATTACAGGCTTTCGCGGATTATGCGGATTCGCACAAGCAACGCGATATTCTTGTTCGCGCCTTAACCTGTCTTCAGGAAAAAAGACAGAAAAACGCTGTACTTGATAAGCAATGGGATACCCTGATGACTGCTTTGATAGCAAAAGAAAACATCGCCAGACTGGTTTGGCGGGCTTTTCTCGATGCAGACATCAATTCACCCCTGGAAAGCCTTGACAGCAGGCTCTCGGGATTGACATCTTTTTTCCAAAGGGCCCATTGCACACCGGTTATTGCGGCGGTTAACCGCCTAAAAATCGCTGAGTTGTCCACGAGCTACCAATACCGCCTGCTGTTACTGATTCTTCACCGCCAACGGCAGGATTTCTTTCAGCGGGTTGAATTGCGCTACAGTCCGGATCATTGGACGAACGACGAGCTGAGTGGTTACAGCCTGTTTGTCAAACGGCATTTCGGTCTCGCCGGTGCGCTGGATAACAATAAAAAAATTGGTAAAAAATTACTGAGCGAGCTGGTCTTTCGCACCGCCAATTGCGGTAACACGTCGTTGTTTTATCACCAGAATCAATTTGATGGCCAACTGGCCAGTCTTCACTTTGAACGAAGCACCTTAAACGCCATCGCCGCTTGCCATTTTATACCCCCGGCATTAAAGGAGAAAGTGCAGGAAATCGTCGATACCTTAGCCGGCTGGTTTAATGGCGAGGCGCCGCAAACGAAAAAAACCATCCAGGAATTAAAGGCGAACAAAGCCATTATCGATTGGAAAGCGATCAATAAACAAAGCTGGGCCATGACCGATTCTTTAAAAATGCCTTTAATCAGTGCCTACCTTGCGAATTACTCCGGTGACGTGTCGCCTTTAAAAAATCTGCTTAACGACTATTGCAAGACAGCAAAAGCCGATTTGCTGCCGCTGTCAGAGGTGATGATTAAACTACCAAACCGCAATGTCAGTCCCTGCATTTTTCAAGCACTTGAGCAGTGTTTTACAGCCAAGCCCTCACGTATGGATTACACCCTGTTCAGTCAAATGGCCGCCTATCATGTCCAAAACCATCTCAAGCGTAAATCGTACACCCCCGAGCAATGCCAACTGGCTTTGATTGAGCATTTCGGGCAACAGAAAAAATACGATCTTGTCAAGCATGCCTGTGAACTGTATAAAACCAGCAGCCAGGAGAAAAAAACCAATCAAAAAATAGAAAAAATCCATTTGGAAGCCGTGGTAGAAGGCGAGTTAAACGCCCATGTGGGCAGCTGGTATTTTAAATTCTGGCAACTGATTAAACGGTGGTGGCACTATGGCATTACCGGCAGTAAAACACCGTCGGCCGCGGTGGTTTTTTGTGACAGGGAAAGCCGCTATGATTCGCCGGTTGTGCTGCCAAAGACGGTTACAACGCCTGAATTAAATGGCGGGGACATCGAAGCGCAATTGACCATGCACCAGAAATTAAAAAATTTAAAGCAACGCTACGAGGTGTTTGTCGCACAACAACCCCCAAATCAGACGGATGCGTTACCCCCGTTGATGGACCTCAGCAAACTGTTTTTCCACCCCATTGAACCCATTAAAGTCGAGCACGTTCAACCGCCGTTACATGAAGTCATGGTTTACTAGGTCAGGGACTCACCAAAGCCAACAGCCGCACCCAGGCTTCGGTAGCGCCCTGGATTTTTGTAGGGAGGATTAAGGCAAAACTACCTTGGGCAGGAAGCCTGTCCGCATTTGCCACGTTTTCAACGAGGTAACGTTTTGATCCCAGTACGATTTGGTGAACCGGGTAGCCGCCATCCGGCCTGTCGGGTGACAAGGTATCGATGCCAAGGCCTGCAATGTCACGCTTTATCAATAATTCCGCCGTTTCCTTAGCCACACAGGGAAAAGTCAGATTGTTACGGTATTTTACCGGCTGGCCCCAGAATCGGGACCAGCCGGTATGAAAAATCACAAAACTGCGGGGAGGCACTGGCCCGTACTGCTGTTCAAAGTCGGTGAGATCGTCAGGACTGATGCGATAGCTGGCATGGGCTTTCGAGGACACATCAATCATTACGCAGGGCACCAGCAAATCGCTCAAGGGCAGTTTATCCACAGTAAGGCCATGGGGAATGCAATGGGCCGGCGCATCCAGGTGGGTGCCCAAGCCAGCGTCAAGGGTAAATTGTTGTACACAAAAAGGCGGTTCTGTAGTACATTGCCCGTAATCGAGCAAAACCGCCTGCTCAAATCCGACAGTCCCTTCCCAGGTTGGGATGGCTGGTGTGAGGGTGTGGGTTAAATCAATCACTTGGTAAGGGAAACCCATTTTTGTCCTTGCCTCAGGTTAGGTATGTTCGCTTTGGTATCAATCAATTCTAAATGGAAATGACTGCGGTGGCCATGCAAAATAAAACATTGCAATCCTATTTTTTCCCGGCGTTGCTGCTTTTGTCGATAGTTGGCGGCGCCGCCGCGGGCTACTGGTTTCCGCAGCAGGTCAAATTCTTTAAACCCTTAGGCGATGTCTTTTTAAATTTAATTTTTACCGTGATTGTTCCCCTCATTTTTTTCAGTGTGTCCTCAGCAATTGCCAAAGCAGGCTCTTTAAACAAACTGGGTAAAATCATGGGCAGTATGGCCGTGGTTTTTGTCTTAACCGGATTCCTTGCTGCACTGTATGCTCTGCTTGCAGTCAAACTTTTTCCGCCAGCTCAAGGGATTTATTTGCCCTTACCGCCAACCCCTGGCAGTGAAGCAGTTCATTTTTCAGAGCAGCTTGTCGGTCTATTTTCGGTACCCGATTTCAGCCAGCTTCTGTCCCATCACCACATGCTGGCCCTGATTGTTTTTTCAATGCTGGTTGGACTGGCGCTAACGCATCATCCCAACCCCTCTTTTTTTAACTTTTTAACAGCCGGGGAAGCGGTTTTTATGCGGGTATTTACCTTGATTATGAGGATTGCCCCCGTCGGTTTTTTTGCCTATTTTGCCGTATTGGTGAGTGAATTGGGGCCGCAATTGCTGAGCAATTATTTTCGCATTGCCGTGCTCTATTCTGTCTGTGCCCTGATTTATTTCGTCGTTGGCTTAGGCGGCTATGCTTTTTTTGCCGGAAAAAAGGCCGGTTTGATTTTGTTCTGGAAAAACACACTGTTGCCCGCCACCACGGCCCTGGCAACCTGCTCCAGTGCGGCCAGTATTCCAGCCAATCTCTATGCCGCCAGAGCCATGGGAGTGCCGTCGGAAATCACCGAAACGGTTATTCCGCTGGGCACCCTCATTCACAAAGACGGTTCTGTCATCGGCGGCGTGTTCAAAATTGCCTTTCTGTTTGGTCTGTTTCATCTCGATTTTAACGGCCTTGCCGTGTTGACGCTGGCTGTTGGCGTTTCTGTGCTGGTCGGCACGGTGATGGGCGCCATACCCAGCGGCGGCATGCTGGGTGAATTGTTGATTTTAAACGTTTACGGATTTCCGCCCTCGGTGCTGATTGCGGTGGCGGCCATCAGCATTATCATTGATCCCATTGCCACCCTGCTTAATGTCACCTCTAATACCGCAAGCAGCCTGATGATTACACGGCTGGTGGAAGGGAAAAGCTGGCTTTCATCGCGAACCTCGCCCTCTCAGCCCGCGGTTGAAGATGACCCATTGGTCGATCTGTCCGTCATTCCGGTAAATGAATGACGCCCTCAAGGTAAAGCTGGCAGGCGCCGCTTAAAAAAACGCGGTTCCCCCTGACCTCGCAACCGAGTTCACCGCGGCGGCGTCCACCCTGTTGTGCGGTGATGCTGTTTTTGCCGAATTGTTCGCACCAATAAGGGGCAATGACGCAATGGGCAGACCCTGTGACCGGATCCTCCGGCACATCACAACCGGGATAAAAACAGCGAGAATACACGTCCGTTCGTGTTGACGGCGCCGTTAAAATCAGTCCGCGGTAATCCAGTTGAGCCACGGCTTCAAGGTGAGGTTTTGCAGAAACCACGTCCGCCTCGTCATCGTAAACAAACATTAAATCAAAACGGCTTTTAAATGCCTTCACTGGTTTTGGCAAACCGGTTATGCTGTACTCGGGCTGCCAGGGTATTTCTTCATAAGGCAAGGCAGGAAAGTCCATCATGAAGCCCTGTGGCTGCCGCGAAACGACAAGCTCGCCGCTTAAACAGGTAAATGAAATGGTTTGCCGGGTATAGTTCAGTTTTTCAAAAAGAACATACGCACTGGCTAAGGTCGCATGACCACAGAGTTCAATTTCTTCATTCGGCGTAAACCAGCGCAAATGAAAGCCATCCCCTTTGGGGACAAAAAAAGCGGTTTCGGAAAGATTATTTTCACTGGCAATGGCCTGCATCAGGTCATCAGGCAACCATTCCTGCAAGGGGCAAACGGCAGCGGGATTGCCGCGAAAGAGGGATGAAGCAAAGGCATCAACTTGATAGAGGGTTACTGTTTTCATTGATTACTCCTTAATAACTGGGTATAGTTTAACATAGTCTATTATTATATAGCAAGCTATATAAACAGAGGGCAATCATGTACCTGTCAACCCTGTTAAAAAAAACCAATCGACTGCTGTTGAAACGTGCCAATGAATTATTAAAACCCCATGACATCAATCATGCGTACACCTTTATTTTGATGGAGCTTTTAAATCAGGATGGGCTGACCCAAACCGAACTGGTGCAACGCATTGACGTCGAGCAGCCAACCGCAGTACGAACCCTGGATCGCATGGCGCGCGACGGCTTCATTTATCGCCAACCGAGCCCGACGGATCGACGTGCGGTATTAATCTACCTCAGCGAAAAAGGCAAACAGACAGAATCCATGCTCGCTGACAATGCCAAACGCCTCAACGAGCATGCCCTTAAGGGTTTCAGTGAGTCAGAAAAAAATCAGCTTCAGGGCTTGATTCAACGGATGCTGAATAATTTGAAAACTGATCTGTGCTGACAATTGAGGAAGTACACTGACCTGGCAGTCAGAAGGGGTATTGTGATTTTTTGTCATTGAAACAATGGCTTATTGTTATTAAAATGAACCACCTCCCTGTTTCAAGGATGAACCGTGCGCCTTTTAAATATTGTCGCTCAACGCCAGGATCGTGACATTGTTGTTCTGTTTGAAACGCTTTCTTTCTTTGAAAATGAGCAGGAAGAACTCTGGTATGACTATAAGAAGAACGCAGGGCATGTCCTGCACAGGTTTCTGGATTTCGATAGAAGTTATCCCATGGATGCGGTGGGTTCTCGAAGCTTATGCCAGATCCTGTAATTTTAGCGAATCTGTGATTTAAAGATGCCCTGATTGGTACCGATATAAACGGTACCGTTTTTTAACACCGAGATGCTATTGACCGAATCGGTTTTTAATCCTTTTCGTGCTGAAAACCAGTGCATGCCGCCATCCAACGTATAATAAACCGCGCCGCTTCGCGCCGCATCGGTTCTTGCCCCAACGTAAACCAGTTTGTCATTTTCAACGTAAAGTCCTGACAGGGAATAGGTGGTGGCGTTAAACGAGATGGGCAAACCGCCATTGACCGCCATCCAGTAGCGACCGCCATCGCTGGTTTTTAACAGGCCTTCCGAGGTGGCTGCATAGACCGTATTGGCATCGTGGGCGGCGAGATTGGTTATCTGCAGATGACGGGAGCCGACGTACAGTGTCGACCAATGCGCCCCGCCGTCGGTTGTTTTAATGAGTGTTCCATTGGTAGCCCAGCCGGGGCTTATACCCGCATAAACGGTATTGGCATCGACCGCGTCCAGGCTTAACACCCGGTTAGGCCAGGTTTTGTAGACGCTTTGCCAATGGGCACCGCCATCGACTGTTTTAAAAATACCGCCACGCGAAGTCAACTTGCCTGACGTACTGACATACAGCGTGTTCTCATCCACAACCGAAAGCGCAAGGATATCCTTACCCGGCAAGCCTTTATTGATGCTCAACCAGGTATTACCACCGTCCTCTGTTTTAAACACGCCGGCCCCCCAGGTGGCGGCATAAACTTTGTTTTCATTTAAGGGGACCACGGCGTTCACCAGTGCGTTCTCTGGAAAACCCTGACTTGCAGCAACCCAGTTTTTTCCGCCGTCAAGCGATTTGTACACCGGCCCATTGTCATCATTCAGGGCATCAAAGCCCCCGGCATAAATCACACGGGTGCCCGGGACAACCTGCACAGTTTCCATTACCCCTTTGCTCAGCGGCTGCCAGGGGGACACCTCCTTTTTGCGGGTGCTCACAGAATCCGCTGCCGGTGGAGGCAGCAGGTTGGTTGTCATCTGACGATTGGCCCAATAATGCATCATCCGCAGACTTAAGTTAATCAGGATAAGGAAGACAACAACGGTCAGTAAAGCAACTCTTCTTTTTTGGACTGTGGGCATGAATGAAATTAATCAACAGAATGACCTATAGTAACCTGATTGGATACTGACAACAATAAGCAGGGAGGCTGCCATGCTGTTGATTACCAATACACTATGTCGTTTCCCGATTAACGCCTTTATTTATAACCTTTTTAATTGCAAAAAAACGTTCGCGT
This Legionella sp. MW5194 DNA region includes the following protein-coding sequences:
- a CDS encoding cyclase family protein gives rise to the protein MGFPYQVIDLTHTLTPAIPTWEGTVGFEQAVLLDYGQCTTEPPFCVQQFTLDAGLGTHLDAPAHCIPHGLTVDKLPLSDLLVPCVMIDVSSKAHASYRISPDDLTDFEQQYGPVPPRSFVIFHTGWSRFWGQPVKYRNNLTFPCVAKETAELLIKRDIAGLGIDTLSPDRPDGGYPVHQIVLGSKRYLVENVANADRLPAQGSFALILPTKIQGATEAWVRLLALVSP
- a CDS encoding dicarboxylate/amino acid:cation symporter, which codes for MAMQNKTLQSYFFPALLLLSIVGGAAAGYWFPQQVKFFKPLGDVFLNLIFTVIVPLIFFSVSSAIAKAGSLNKLGKIMGSMAVVFVLTGFLAALYALLAVKLFPPAQGIYLPLPPTPGSEAVHFSEQLVGLFSVPDFSQLLSHHHMLALIVFSMLVGLALTHHPNPSFFNFLTAGEAVFMRVFTLIMRIAPVGFFAYFAVLVSELGPQLLSNYFRIAVLYSVCALIYFVVGLGGYAFFAGKKAGLILFWKNTLLPATTALATCSSAASIPANLYAARAMGVPSEITETVIPLGTLIHKDGSVIGGVFKIAFLFGLFHLDFNGLAVLTLAVGVSVLVGTVMGAIPSGGMLGELLILNVYGFPPSVLIAVAAISIIIDPIATLLNVTSNTASSLMITRLVEGKSWLSSRTSPSQPAVEDDPLVDLSVIPVNE
- a CDS encoding PhzF family phenazine biosynthesis protein is translated as MKTVTLYQVDAFASSLFRGNPAAVCPLQEWLPDDLMQAIASENNLSETAFFVPKGDGFHLRWFTPNEEIELCGHATLASAYVLFEKLNYTRQTISFTCLSGELVVSRQPQGFMMDFPALPYEEIPWQPEYSITGLPKPVKAFKSRFDLMFVYDDEADVVSAKPHLEAVAQLDYRGLILTAPSTRTDVYSRCFYPGCDVPEDPVTGSAHCVIAPYWCEQFGKNSITAQQGGRRRGELGCEVRGNRVFLSGACQLYLEGVIHLPE
- a CDS encoding MarR family winged helix-turn-helix transcriptional regulator; this encodes MYLSTLLKKTNRLLLKRANELLKPHDINHAYTFILMELLNQDGLTQTELVQRIDVEQPTAVRTLDRMARDGFIYRQPSPTDRRAVLIYLSEKGKQTESMLADNAKRLNEHALKGFSESEKNQLQGLIQRMLNNLKTDLC
- a CDS encoding YCF48-related protein; the protein is MPTVQKRRVALLTVVVFLILINLSLRMMHYWANRQMTTNLLPPPAADSVSTRKKEVSPWQPLSKGVMETVQVVPGTRVIYAGGFDALNDDNGPVYKSLDGGKNWVAASQGFPENALVNAVVPLNENKVYAATWGAGVFKTEDGGNTWLSINKGLPGKDILALSVVDENTLYVSTSGKLTSRGGIFKTVDGGAHWQSVYKTWPNRVLSLDAVDANTVYAGISPGWATNGTLIKTTDGGAHWSTLYVGSRHLQITNLAAHDANTVYAATSEGLLKTSDGGRYWMAVNGGLPISFNATTYSLSGLYVENDKLVYVGARTDAARSGAVYYTLDGGMHWFSARKGLKTDSVNSISVLKNGTVYIGTNQGIFKSQIR